The Arachis duranensis cultivar V14167 chromosome 2, aradu.V14167.gnm2.J7QH, whole genome shotgun sequence genome has a window encoding:
- the LOC107473424 gene encoding transcription repressor OFP16-like: MPSTKNLRHLNFCFPNSTSKQESPSPPISPIAPSTFPNDIHHQNHNINNHDLPSPSPSSLNMIKNFNSLYDPSLSFNHDHSLRFSSLSTITTTITSSFDSEPEIELEPADFAAAFSSQRFFFSSPGQSNSLVKYNNKNPNSNSSSSSLPFLVNTRQFDDANNDKNNNDNSNKQKKKDVIFNGSVAVPTYSPDPYLDFRRSMQEMVEARPELMDVKSNWNVLHELLLCYLALNPKSTHKFIIGAFADLLVSLMPF, from the coding sequence atgccaAGCACAAAAAATCTTAGGCATCTCAACTTTTGTTTCCCAAACTCCACTTCCAAACAAGAATCACCATCTCCTCCTATAAGCCCCATTGCTCCTTCCACTTTTCCAAATGATATCCATCATCAAAACCATAATATTAATAATCACGATCTTCCAAGTCCATCACCCTCATCACTTAACATGATCAAGAACTTTAATTCTCTCTATGACCCTTCCTTATCTTTTAATCATGATCATTCCCTAcgtttctcttctctctccacCATTACCACTACCATAACTTCTTCCTTTGATTCCGAACCCGAAATAGAACTTGAACCGGCGGATTTTGCCGCCGCCTTCTCCTCCCAACGTTTTTTCTTTTCGTCCCCCGGACAATCCAACTCTCTTgttaaatacaataataaaaaccctaattctaaTTCCTCCTCGTCTTCGTTACCGTTCCTTGTTAACACCCGTCAATTTGACGATGCTAACAACGATAAAAATAACAACGATAATAGTaacaaacagaaaaagaaggacGTGATTTTCAATGGAAGTGTGGCCGTACCAACGTACTCGCCGGATCCCTACTTAGATTTCCGGCGATCCATGCAAGAAATGGTGGAGGCACGGCCAGAACTTATGGATGTAAAATCAAATTGGAATGTGTTACATGAGCTTCTTCTTTGTTACCTTGCCCTCAACCCTAAAAGCACACACAAGTTCATTATTGGGGCTTTTGCTGACCTTCTTGTTAGCCTCATGCCATTCTAG